The DNA region CCAGGTTGAATGTCTGGTGTACGGCGGGAAAGTCCTCCAGGATGGCGGCCATGTCATAATAATCTTTTATGCCGTGCAGTCTTACCCACGGCAGGCGGTAAACCCCTGTGAACGGGTTTTTGTAATAAGGCTGGTGCATATGCCAGAGAAAGGAAACATAAAGAGGGCTACTGCTCATCGTCGTATTTAAAAATCAATTCTCCTTTTTTAGTGAGTCCCTGTCCCCTGGCGAGGTCTTCCACTACATTAGGATCATTTTTAAATGTTTCTATTTGTTTCCTTATCTCTGTATTCTGGTTTTTTATTGTGTTGATTTCAGCCTTGAGTCCGGACATGTCGGATTTAAGCCGCATATATTTCAAAAGTCCGTTTTCACC from Nitrospirota bacterium includes:
- a CDS encoding septum formation initiator family protein, whose product is MVTVGILCFIYLTLSIIFGENGLLKYMRLKSDMSGLKAEINTIKNQNTEIRKQIETFKNDPNVVEDLARGQGLTKKGELIFKYDDEQ